One genomic region from Nitrososphaerota archaeon encodes:
- a CDS encoding arsenate reductase ArsC — MSKQPAQQQDHQHILFVCVGNSGRSQMAEAFAKKRGLSASSAGAVPKERVNPAVVQLMQEKGIDISSNKPKMLTAEMINEASIVITMGCSVEAACPRPMLAVMQKKLVDWNLEDPEGKSVEEIRSIRDEVERRVAELSYQQRSRRSRG, encoded by the coding sequence ATGTCCAAGCAACCTGCACAACAACAAGATCACCAACACATTCTCTTTGTGTGCGTTGGAAACTCTGGGCGAAGCCAGATGGCTGAGGCTTTTGCTAAGAAACGAGGTTTGTCAGCGTCTAGTGCGGGAGCAGTACCGAAGGAGAGAGTGAACCCTGCAGTTGTGCAGCTGATGCAGGAGAAAGGGATAGACATCTCGTCAAACAAGCCAAAGATGCTCACCGCTGAAATGATTAATGAGGCAAGCATAGTCATCACGATGGGTTGCTCAGTGGAAGCGGCTTGTCCAAGACCGATGCTAGCTGTGATGCAGAAGAAACTAGTTGACTGGAATCTTGAAGACCCTGAAGGTAAATCGGTAGAGGAAATAAGAAGCATCAGAGATGAGGTAGAGCGAAGAGTTGCTGAGCTGAGTTATCAGCAAAGAAGTAGACGAAGCAGAGGATAG